The following coding sequences are from one Paenibacillus stellifer window:
- a CDS encoding amidohydrolase family protein — translation MDFFSGLANLYPSFAGFPIYEDEGVSIVQDKLEKGYLNIGEVAAASTYSEAVSRLPWKSQHPNDGNFPKIYDLAAKYKVPVLLHIDPLSGEPIKHLEEALDQHPDTTIIFGHANAYNTPENIESLISKHPNLYIDFFAGFTAYNSGSTNKLEDFVPLIEKYPDRFMISTDSGYGLSKTLAAKGLYDLIDLLSPETAEKVAYQNYEGLIERQPPTETQIETIKKLSAEAGKSGTYKLNKRMANELIFKLEEEAKK, via the coding sequence ATGGACTTTTTCAGTGGCCTCGCGAATCTATACCCCTCCTTTGCGGGATTTCCGATCTATGAGGATGAGGGCGTGTCCATCGTTCAGGACAAACTGGAGAAGGGTTATTTGAACATTGGAGAAGTGGCGGCCGCTTCGACGTATTCGGAAGCCGTGTCCAGATTGCCATGGAAGTCTCAGCACCCGAATGACGGTAATTTCCCCAAAATCTACGACCTTGCGGCCAAGTATAAGGTGCCGGTACTCCTGCACATCGACCCGCTGAGCGGCGAGCCGATCAAGCATTTGGAGGAGGCCCTGGACCAGCATCCGGACACCACCATTATTTTCGGCCATGCCAACGCGTATAACACACCGGAAAATATCGAATCGCTGATCAGCAAGCATCCGAACCTGTATATCGATTTTTTCGCCGGGTTTACAGCTTATAACAGCGGTAGCACGAACAAACTGGAGGACTTCGTTCCCCTGATCGAGAAATATCCGGACCGCTTTATGATTTCCACCGACTCGGGATACGGTTTATCGAAAACGCTTGCAGCGAAAGGGCTCTATGATCTCATCGACCTGCTCTCCCCGGAAACGGCAGAGAAGGTTGCTTATCAGAATTACGAGGGCCTGATCGAACGGCAGCCTCCGACGGAGACGCAGATCGAGACGATCAAGAAGCTATCCGCCGAAGCTGGAAAGTCCGGGACGTATAAGCTGAACAAACGGATGGCGAATGAGCTGATCTTTAAGCTGGAGGAAGAGGCGAAAAAGTAA
- a CDS encoding IS1182 family transposase encodes MIRQQQTLILSPYAALYDIVVPKDNMLRQINDLVDFTFIYEELEKKYCLDNGRNAIDPIRMFKYLLLKAIFELSDVDIVERSKYDLSFKFFLGMAPEDSVIDPSSLTKFRKLRLKDMNLLDMLIGKTVELAIEQNILKSNSIIVDATHTKARYNQKTPQEILQDRARKLRKAVYTMDESAKAKMPAKNTTSELEDELTYCQKLVHFIENESGIAQVPKILEPLNLLKETVADDVEQLRLAADPDARVGHKSADSAFFGYKTHLAMTEERIITAAVITTGEQNDGKQLQTLIEKSVAAGMQVKTVIGDTAYSEKGNIAYTKTNEIELVSKLNPLITQGARKKEDEFLFNKDAGMYVCPAGHMAIRKARQGKKGEGQNQQTTYYFDVDQCKRCPLREGCYKEGAKSKTYSVTIKSEEHTEQMAFQETEYFKTKAKERYKIEAKNSELKHGHGYDVAISSGLLGMQLQGAMAIFAVNLKRILKIAE; translated from the coding sequence ATGATACGGCAACAACAAACTTTAATCCTGAGTCCTTACGCGGCATTGTATGACATCGTTGTACCAAAGGACAATATGCTTCGTCAAATTAACGATTTGGTGGACTTCACTTTCATATACGAGGAACTCGAAAAGAAATACTGCTTGGACAATGGACGCAACGCCATTGACCCTATTCGCATGTTTAAATACTTGCTTCTGAAGGCAATCTTTGAATTGTCTGACGTAGATATTGTTGAGCGTTCAAAGTACGACCTCTCGTTCAAATTTTTTCTTGGCATGGCACCAGAAGACTCGGTAATCGACCCCAGTTCTCTGACGAAATTCCGTAAACTGCGGTTGAAAGACATGAATCTCTTGGACATGCTCATTGGTAAGACCGTAGAACTTGCCATCGAGCAGAATATCCTGAAGAGCAACTCCATCATCGTCGACGCAACGCATACGAAAGCACGCTACAACCAAAAAACGCCCCAAGAAATTTTGCAAGACCGTGCACGTAAATTACGAAAAGCCGTGTATACCATGGATGAATCGGCCAAGGCCAAGATGCCGGCAAAGAATACGACGAGCGAACTCGAGGATGAACTTACATACTGCCAAAAACTCGTCCACTTCATCGAAAACGAGAGCGGCATTGCACAGGTGCCCAAAATTCTGGAGCCGCTCAACCTGCTAAAAGAAACGGTTGCGGATGATGTTGAGCAGCTTCGTTTGGCGGCAGATCCGGATGCGCGCGTGGGACATAAGAGTGCAGATTCCGCGTTTTTTGGATACAAAACTCATCTTGCGATGACCGAAGAACGGATCATTACAGCGGCTGTAATTACAACAGGCGAACAGAATGACGGCAAGCAATTGCAGACGCTCATCGAAAAGAGCGTAGCGGCTGGCATGCAGGTCAAAACGGTGATTGGGGATACAGCCTATTCAGAAAAAGGAAATATTGCTTACACGAAAACAAATGAAATTGAACTGGTTTCCAAACTAAATCCGCTCATTACGCAGGGCGCGCGAAAGAAAGAAGACGAATTTTTGTTCAACAAAGATGCAGGCATGTACGTATGTCCAGCTGGACACATGGCCATTCGGAAGGCTCGGCAAGGCAAGAAGGGCGAGGGCCAAAACCAGCAGACTACCTATTATTTTGATGTGGATCAATGCAAGCGTTGCCCGCTTAGGGAAGGCTGCTACAAAGAAGGAGCCAAGAGCAAGACCTACTCCGTAACGATTAAATCTGAAGAGCACACGGAGCAGATGGCGTTCCAGGAAACGGAGTATTTTAAGACAAAAGCGAAGGAACGTTACAAAATTGAAGCGAAGAACAGTGAGCTTAAACATGGACACGGGTATGATGTAGCGATATCCTCGGGTCTGCTTGGCATGCAGTTACAAGGTGCGATGGCCATATTTGCTGTAAACCTAAAACGAATATTAAAGATAGCAGAGTAA
- a CDS encoding LacI family DNA-binding transcriptional regulator produces MRVSIRDIAKHCNMSVSTVSRALNGDYGVKDKTRKAVLEAAKELGYVPNLSAKELVSRKSKLVGLLIDDSDYEARPAFFEQLPYINKALALHQYRAIIYTLNGMGYVDGELSDILSLRNLSGCIVLSPLPSDHPLYDEIRRMSYPTVVLENTVLTRYCSNINTDEVLGAYMATRYLIDCGHRRIAFVNGFEAFEMSRERLEGFLKATEEAGLSKDETPILWSDYTGNGGKKSVQELLRLHPETTAVFFANDFMAMGAISFLAEAGIPVPDQLSVIGYDGHFTGKYYNPPLATVIIDNPAIGTRAAELLLELINGGSGKTVRIKPQLFKGKSVRTL; encoded by the coding sequence TTGAGAGTTTCCATCCGGGATATCGCCAAGCATTGCAACATGTCGGTTAGCACCGTGTCCCGGGCGCTCAATGGCGACTACGGTGTGAAGGACAAGACGAGGAAGGCTGTGCTGGAAGCCGCCAAAGAGCTGGGCTATGTCCCCAACCTTTCCGCCAAGGAATTGGTGAGCCGGAAGAGCAAGCTCGTCGGGCTGCTGATTGATGACAGCGACTATGAAGCTCGTCCGGCTTTTTTCGAACAGCTTCCCTATATCAACAAGGCGTTGGCGCTGCACCAATATCGAGCGATTATTTATACGCTTAACGGAATGGGCTATGTGGATGGGGAACTGTCGGACATTCTGAGTCTGCGCAACTTAAGCGGATGCATTGTGCTGAGCCCACTTCCTTCCGACCACCCGCTCTATGATGAAATCAGGCGCATGAGTTATCCGACGGTGGTACTTGAGAACACGGTGCTGACCCGATATTGCTCCAATATCAACACGGATGAGGTGCTGGGCGCCTATATGGCTACACGCTATCTCATCGACTGCGGGCATCGGCGGATTGCGTTCGTGAATGGGTTCGAAGCGTTCGAGATGAGCCGGGAGCGCCTGGAAGGCTTCCTTAAGGCGACCGAAGAAGCGGGCCTGTCGAAAGATGAAACTCCCATCCTCTGGAGCGATTATACCGGCAATGGCGGAAAAAAAAGCGTGCAAGAGCTGCTTCGTCTCCACCCGGAGACTACGGCTGTGTTTTTCGCGAATGATTTTATGGCTATGGGCGCTATTTCGTTTTTGGCTGAGGCCGGCATTCCGGTACCGGATCAGCTCTCTGTCATTGGCTATGATGGGCATTTCACAGGCAAATATTATAATCCGCCGCTCGCAACCGTGATCATCGACAACCCGGCTATCGGAACGCGGGCCGCCGAACTGTTGCTTGAACTGATCAATGGCGGCAGCGGCAAGACGGTCAGAATCAAGCCCCAATTATTCAAAGGCAAGAGCGTTAGAACTTTATAA
- a CDS encoding DUF4352 domain-containing protein — translation MKKFFKIGCLGFIALIVLVILIGVLTKDKDSSSGTTAKSNTGTSSVETKDTKKEEAKKLAKKGEELQVGDVVFKVNKVTTTKKIKDGDFLSYSPQAEGSVFLVVNITVKNVGKEMITTDSSFFQLKKDEVTYNPSTLITSSGDYFLYDGINPGLAQTGNVVFEIPENLTGFILNVQTGFWGTEQGEIELK, via the coding sequence TTGAAGAAGTTTTTTAAAATCGGGTGCCTGGGCTTCATCGCATTAATTGTACTGGTTATTCTCATTGGTGTACTTACTAAGGATAAGGATAGCTCAAGCGGTACAACCGCTAAATCCAATACTGGCACAAGCTCTGTAGAAACGAAGGACACCAAGAAAGAAGAAGCTAAAAAACTTGCAAAAAAGGGAGAAGAATTGCAGGTTGGAGATGTCGTCTTCAAAGTTAATAAAGTAACCACTACCAAAAAAATCAAAGATGGAGATTTCTTATCCTACTCGCCTCAGGCTGAAGGAAGTGTCTTCCTGGTAGTGAATATAACGGTGAAAAACGTTGGTAAAGAGATGATTACCACAGACTCATCATTCTTCCAGCTCAAAAAAGACGAAGTTACGTATAACCCGTCAACGTTGATTACTTCGTCCGGAGACTATTTTTTATATGATGGAATCAATCCAGGATTGGCCCAGACAGGCAATGTAGTATTTGAAATCCCGGAAAACTTGACTGGCTTTATTTTGAATGTCCAGACTGGATTCTGGGGAACCGAGCAAGGTGAAATTGAATTGAAATAG
- a CDS encoding GNAT family N-acetyltransferase, whose translation MQEFQIIRMKDFSIHQIDKIQRLEYLCKTSDRSSLRVGIESLKEIGGDEAYLCQIENQLVGFLSWYTSDGIEANINGMVHPDFRRKGVFIGLLKQALSDMQLQGIQSCRFRIPSNSESGLDTIRHLGASLTTSEFSMILNRLQRDASCRTDMVLRLENDQDLEFMVRCSSQAFGDTESWTRNYFARTREPERITYVAKDNMIPVGMIRVNYVQMDHAVIHDFCVLPSCQGSGYGRAILSELVKLLLDQKCSKIRLGVVTENRRALNLYQSVGFEVSAESHYYVISTSRISKWLK comes from the coding sequence ATGCAAGAATTTCAAATTATTAGAATGAAAGACTTCTCCATTCATCAAATCGATAAAATCCAAAGGTTAGAATATCTGTGCAAAACATCCGACAGGTCAAGTTTGAGAGTAGGTATAGAAAGCCTTAAGGAGATAGGTGGAGATGAGGCTTACCTTTGCCAAATTGAGAACCAGTTGGTCGGTTTTCTAAGTTGGTATACCTCGGATGGAATCGAAGCTAATATTAACGGGATGGTTCATCCTGACTTTCGACGCAAAGGTGTATTTATCGGCTTACTGAAACAAGCGCTATCAGATATGCAATTACAAGGCATCCAATCTTGCCGCTTTAGGATACCATCGAACTCTGAATCAGGCTTAGACACTATAAGACATTTAGGAGCAAGCTTAACAACGTCTGAATTCTCCATGATATTGAACCGATTACAAAGGGATGCATCATGTCGGACCGACATGGTGTTGCGGTTAGAAAATGACCAGGATTTAGAGTTTATGGTTAGGTGTTCATCACAAGCCTTTGGCGATACAGAGTCTTGGACTCGGAATTATTTTGCTCGTACGAGAGAACCGGAACGTATAACTTATGTTGCTAAGGATAACATGATCCCTGTGGGAATGATTAGAGTCAATTATGTTCAAATGGATCATGCTGTTATTCATGACTTTTGTGTACTTCCATCATGCCAGGGCAGTGGATACGGCCGTGCAATTCTTTCTGAACTAGTTAAACTCCTGCTCGACCAGAAATGTTCTAAGATACGTCTTGGAGTAGTCACTGAAAATAGACGCGCTTTAAACCTCTATCAGTCTGTAGGATTTGAGGTATCGGCTGAATCTCATTATTATGTGATCTCTACCAGCCGTATTTCTAAATGGTTGAAGTAG
- a CDS encoding restriction endonuclease, giving the protein MKEIIGFIILIIALSVVSGLLQGIKKKKRRSPSKRQPAVKKNTSASFNRSSTTCRPDEVILKTPLDQINGAEFERLLSLYFRDQGYKVKEVGVGGRDGGVDLVITDKRGEKTAVQAKCYADHNKVQVMTVRELVAAKRNHDCILSLLITTSDLTADAKREAEQFKVDYWHGGLIENKLRAWGKWQPGKGKPKPKKAAPTGSVVKTVTCACGAPMVARKNKEGQAFWGCSTYPACRKTKAM; this is encoded by the coding sequence ATGAAAGAAATCATCGGATTTATAATACTGATTATTGCCCTGTCCGTAGTATCTGGCCTATTACAAGGCATCAAGAAGAAAAAACGCCGTAGCCCGAGCAAACGGCAACCAGCAGTAAAGAAGAACACTTCCGCTTCCTTTAACCGGTCTTCCACAACGTGCAGACCTGATGAAGTTATTCTAAAGACCCCTTTGGATCAAATCAACGGTGCGGAGTTCGAAAGGCTATTGTCGCTTTATTTCCGGGATCAAGGCTACAAAGTTAAAGAGGTAGGTGTTGGTGGCAGGGATGGCGGGGTTGATTTGGTCATTACCGATAAACGGGGTGAAAAGACCGCGGTACAAGCCAAATGTTACGCTGATCACAATAAAGTGCAGGTGATGACGGTTCGCGAACTGGTGGCTGCCAAGCGCAATCATGACTGTATCCTATCACTGCTCATTACCACTTCCGATCTTACTGCGGATGCGAAGCGGGAAGCCGAACAATTCAAGGTAGATTACTGGCATGGCGGACTTATCGAGAATAAGCTTCGTGCCTGGGGAAAATGGCAGCCGGGCAAAGGGAAGCCGAAGCCGAAAAAAGCTGCTCCAACCGGATCTGTTGTCAAAACCGTAACATGCGCATGCGGCGCTCCGATGGTGGCACGCAAGAACAAAGAGGGACAAGCCTTTTGGGGATGCAGTACCTATCCAGCTTGCCGAAAGACAAAGGCGATGTAA